One genomic segment of Deinococcus arcticus includes these proteins:
- a CDS encoding Nif3-like dinuclear metal center hexameric protein, with translation MSPATLSALAAWLQTHLDEPQPLKRPGPEEVTHLALALEPRDLPAHLTADALFVHRSRGVGEGWPGLGVLGAHDGFDLHLTTGPNRVLAARLGWQEVRPLHWEGQPAGLLATVPQPTWEALRAALHAELGGEDDSVAPTLPITGPLRVALMNRLNPGTAAMAAEQGAHVYLTGQLRPSALGAVRAAGLGVVALGHRRTEWWGLGQLADQLRAAFPGLQATLHPGSQGSGPQGPAEL, from the coding sequence ATGAGCCCGGCCACCCTCTCCGCCCTGGCGGCGTGGCTTCAGACCCACCTGGACGAGCCGCAGCCCCTCAAACGCCCCGGCCCCGAAGAGGTGACGCACCTCGCGCTGGCGCTGGAACCGCGTGACCTGCCCGCACACCTGACGGCCGACGCGCTGTTTGTTCACCGCTCGCGCGGGGTGGGGGAGGGCTGGCCGGGGCTGGGGGTGCTGGGCGCCCACGACGGCTTTGACCTGCACCTGACCACCGGACCAAACCGCGTGCTGGCGGCGCGGCTGGGCTGGCAGGAGGTCCGCCCGCTGCACTGGGAGGGCCAGCCCGCCGGGCTGCTGGCCACAGTGCCGCAGCCCACCTGGGAGGCGCTGCGGGCCGCCCTGCACGCCGAACTGGGCGGCGAGGACGATTCTGTGGCCCCCACCCTCCCCATCACCGGTCCCCTGCGCGTGGCCCTGATGAACCGCCTGAATCCGGGCACGGCAGCGATGGCCGCTGAACAGGGCGCGCACGTCTACCTGACCGGGCAGCTGCGTCCCTCGGCCCTGGGGGCCGTGCGGGCGGCGGGCTTGGGCGTGGTGGCGCTGGGGCACCGCCGCACCGAATGGTGGGGGCTGGGGCAACTGGCCGATCAGCTGCGCGCGGCGTTTCCGGGCCTGCAGGCCACGCTGCACCCTGGCTCACAGGGCTCTGGCCCCCAGGGCCCGGCAGAACTGTAG
- a CDS encoding AAA family ATPase — protein sequence MPATLILLVGLPGAGKTTLARQLETGRAALRLTPDEWMALLFGAGESDEKRWLLESELLWAVAARALTLGVNVVLDYGCWARQERDLFRGRAAALGAAFELHVLDAPLEVLWARLNARNAALPPHTFPVTRDELNTWAGWYQAPDAAELASTTQPPFTAFLHRPPA from the coding sequence ATGCCCGCCACCCTGATATTGCTGGTCGGCCTGCCCGGCGCCGGCAAGACCACACTGGCCCGGCAACTGGAAACCGGGCGCGCCGCGCTGCGCCTGACACCAGACGAATGGATGGCGCTGCTGTTCGGCGCAGGCGAATCGGACGAGAAGCGCTGGCTACTGGAGAGCGAGCTGCTGTGGGCGGTGGCGGCGCGGGCCCTGACGCTGGGCGTGAATGTGGTGCTGGACTACGGCTGCTGGGCCCGCCAGGAGCGCGACCTGTTCCGGGGGCGGGCGGCGGCACTGGGGGCCGCGTTCGAGCTGCATGTGCTGGACGCACCGCTGGAGGTGCTGTGGGCCCGTCTGAATGCCCGCAACGCCGCGCTGCCGCCCCACACCTTCCCCGTCACCCGCGACGAACTGAACACCTGGGCTGGGTGGTATCAGGCGCCAGACGCCGCCGAACTGGCCTCCACCACCCAGCCGCCCTTCACTGCCTTCCTTCACCGGCCCCCCGCATGA
- a CDS encoding sugar ABC transporter substrate-binding protein, which translates to MSGLRVWAMCYLRKVRRCLSTLLFLLVGTGQAVTLTVWTHYVKGDRDWLNTQAHDFTARTGHRVQIRTVAFGDLWRRWSSADRAGPDVVVGVPDEWLTGVAPLAAPLPARALGDEAGQQAFTLAGRVLGLPLMAEAVALVYNPRLVPRPPTTWAELEEVVAAEAKAARLGLALDLTDPYTQAGVFHAYGAPMFGQKGGEADLAALGLATPGAAQAATFLRELGGRPGIRSGLNDASALAAFGHGRLALWVTGPWNVEHLFRTGQDLRSVPLPPPPGAAQSWQPYVGRQGVMVAARSPDQPAALALAQALTTQGAQIMLYKAGGRLPSHPAARAQLANEDRTLGGFDQAIRAGVPIPSSPAVFSVWAPWREALRRLQTEPRQPARALLDEAVRQIRAALKL; encoded by the coding sequence GTGTCTGGTCTTCGTGTCTGGGCCATGTGCTATCTCAGGAAAGTGCGGCGTTGTCTGTCCACCCTTCTTTTCCTGCTGGTCGGCACCGGGCAGGCCGTCACGCTGACCGTCTGGACCCATTATGTGAAAGGAGACCGGGACTGGTTGAACACCCAGGCCCACGACTTCACCGCGCGTACTGGACACCGAGTCCAGATTCGGACGGTGGCTTTCGGTGACCTCTGGCGCCGCTGGTCCTCGGCGGACCGTGCCGGCCCCGATGTGGTGGTGGGTGTGCCCGACGAGTGGTTGACAGGGGTGGCCCCTCTGGCCGCGCCGCTGCCCGCCCGCGCCCTGGGTGACGAGGCAGGTCAGCAGGCCTTCACGCTGGCTGGCCGCGTGCTGGGCCTGCCCCTGATGGCCGAGGCTGTGGCGCTGGTGTACAACCCGCGTCTGGTGCCCCGGCCCCCCACGACCTGGGCCGAACTGGAGGAAGTGGTGGCGGCCGAGGCGAAGGCCGCTCGGCTGGGACTGGCGCTGGATCTGACCGATCCCTACACGCAGGCGGGGGTCTTTCATGCCTACGGCGCGCCGATGTTTGGTCAGAAGGGCGGCGAAGCAGATCTCGCGGCGCTGGGGCTGGCCACGCCGGGCGCCGCGCAGGCGGCCACCTTCCTGCGGGAGCTGGGTGGGCGGCCGGGGATTCGGTCTGGCCTGAACGACGCCTCAGCGCTGGCGGCGTTTGGGCACGGGCGCCTGGCGCTGTGGGTGACCGGCCCCTGGAACGTGGAGCACCTGTTCCGCACCGGGCAGGATCTGCGCTCGGTCCCCCTGCCGCCGCCGCCGGGTGCGGCCCAGTCCTGGCAGCCCTACGTGGGGCGGCAGGGCGTGATGGTGGCGGCGCGTAGCCCTGACCAGCCCGCCGCGCTGGCGCTGGCCCAGGCCCTCACCACCCAGGGCGCGCAGATCATGCTCTACAAGGCGGGGGGACGCCTCCCGTCCCACCCGGCGGCGCGGGCTCAGCTGGCCAACGAGGACCGCACGCTGGGCGGCTTCGATCAGGCCATCCGGGCCGGTGTGCCGATTCCATCCAGCCCCGCCGTCTTCAGCGTCTGGGCCCCCTGGCGCGAGGCGCTGCGCCGCCTTCAGACCGAGCCTCGCCAGCCCGCGCGCGCCCTTCTGGATGAGGCGGTTCGCCAGATTCGCGCGGCCTTGAAGCTCTGA
- a CDS encoding valine--tRNA ligase — MTDLTQTPDAPENDASTLAKQFDPQAVEPGWAAKWRTEPFRADATSGREPFTIVIPPPNVTGNLHLGHALDNTLIDTLIRYKRMQGFEALYLPGMDHAGISTQVVVERQLRDGGTSRHDLGREGFLERVWNWKAESGGMILNQLSRLGVSADWTRERFTMDEGLSRAVRHQFVKLYHEGYAYRGERIVNWDPAAQTTLSELEIDREVRRGKMSTLSYKLRDPGAAPSNGEAGEIRIATVRPETIFADQAIAVHPTDPRFAHLIGQEARIPLTDRYVPIIADEAVEMEFGVGALKITPAHDPTDFEIGERHGLARPSVIDLQGNLTGELVPAEFRGMERFAARKAVVKALTESGDLLEEKDHDTAIGLSERTKVPVEPIVSEQWFVRMKPFADQVLAGLDAGDIKLTPERYTKVNRDWLENIRDWNISRQLWWGHQIPAWYDEQGNLYVPDPETPDLDCDQDPRYAHLSLRRDPDVFDTWFSSNLWPFSTLGWPDTDSEDFRKFYPTQVLVTGYDILFFWVARMQMAAYGLTGQAPFHTVMLHGLYLDAKGQKMSKSKGNGIDPLELFDSYGVDACRFAFSYLSTGGQDIKHDPRRFEQGRNFANKLWNAARFALLRLGEALPNLQTLGSEEDEALIQYVQSALDDSVGEAMRSRDAIAAVRARADLSLADRWILSRLNAVTAEASAHLDDFDIGAAIRTLYAFTWDEFCDWYIEAAKPALSEGKLTTLVTLKATLEHILKLLHPFMPFITSELYAGLGHRRQLALHSWPRPDDALRDLEAEGAFDALRAAVAAARSLKSELGLSPQDRLNVVVEGDLAATVQDNARVVEGMARVALVPSLDGRTLSLVERGVTVRAPLEGTVDIADWLGKQKKRLAEFDKQIGQAQGKLANEGFVARAPAEVIEEEKRRVADFGAQKERLEQVLAQFA; from the coding sequence ATGACCGACCTCACCCAGACCCCCGACGCCCCCGAGAACGACGCCTCTACCCTGGCCAAGCAGTTTGACCCGCAAGCCGTGGAGCCCGGGTGGGCCGCCAAGTGGCGCACCGAGCCCTTCCGGGCCGACGCCACCAGCGGCCGTGAGCCGTTTACCATCGTGATTCCGCCGCCCAACGTGACGGGCAATTTGCACCTGGGCCACGCGCTGGACAACACCCTGATTGACACCCTGATCCGCTATAAGCGCATGCAGGGCTTTGAGGCGCTGTACCTGCCGGGCATGGACCACGCGGGCATTTCCACGCAGGTGGTGGTGGAGCGGCAGCTGCGTGACGGGGGCACCTCGCGCCACGACCTGGGCCGCGAAGGCTTCCTGGAACGGGTCTGGAACTGGAAGGCCGAGTCCGGCGGGATGATTCTGAACCAGCTTTCGCGCCTGGGGGTCAGCGCCGACTGGACCCGAGAGCGCTTCACCATGGACGAGGGCCTGAGCCGTGCGGTGCGTCACCAGTTCGTGAAGCTGTACCACGAGGGCTACGCCTACCGGGGCGAGCGCATCGTGAACTGGGACCCGGCGGCGCAGACCACGCTGTCTGAACTGGAGATTGACCGCGAGGTGCGCAGAGGGAAGATGTCCACCCTGTCGTACAAATTGCGCGACCCAGGGGCGGCGCCCAGCAACGGCGAGGCCGGTGAAATCCGCATCGCCACCGTGCGCCCGGAGACCATCTTTGCCGATCAGGCGATTGCCGTTCACCCCACGGACCCCCGCTTTGCCCATCTGATTGGTCAGGAAGCGCGCATTCCCCTCACGGACCGCTACGTGCCCATCATTGCCGACGAGGCCGTGGAAATGGAATTTGGCGTGGGCGCTCTGAAGATCACGCCCGCGCACGACCCCACCGACTTCGAGATTGGCGAGCGGCACGGCCTGGCGCGACCCAGCGTGATTGACCTTCAGGGCAACCTAACGGGCGAACTGGTGCCCGCCGAGTTCCGGGGCATGGAGCGCTTTGCCGCCCGCAAAGCCGTGGTGAAGGCCCTGACGGAGAGCGGCGACCTGCTGGAGGAAAAGGACCACGACACCGCCATCGGCCTGTCCGAGCGCACGAAGGTGCCCGTGGAGCCCATCGTGAGCGAGCAGTGGTTTGTGCGCATGAAGCCGTTTGCCGATCAGGTCCTGGCCGGGCTGGACGCGGGCGATATCAAGCTGACGCCCGAGCGCTACACGAAGGTCAACCGCGACTGGCTGGAGAACATCCGTGACTGGAACATCAGTCGCCAGCTGTGGTGGGGGCACCAGATTCCCGCGTGGTACGACGAGCAGGGCAACCTGTACGTGCCTGACCCCGAGACCCCCGATCTGGACTGCGATCAGGACCCCCGCTACGCGCACCTGAGCCTGCGCCGCGACCCCGACGTGTTCGACACGTGGTTTAGCAGCAACCTCTGGCCCTTTTCCACGCTGGGCTGGCCCGACACGGACAGCGAGGACTTCCGCAAGTTCTACCCCACGCAGGTGCTGGTGACCGGCTACGACATCCTGTTTTTCTGGGTGGCCCGCATGCAGATGGCGGCCTACGGCCTGACTGGTCAGGCGCCCTTCCATACCGTGATGCTGCACGGCCTGTACCTGGACGCCAAGGGCCAGAAGATGTCCAAGAGCAAGGGCAACGGCATTGACCCGCTGGAGCTGTTTGACAGCTACGGGGTGGACGCGTGCCGCTTTGCCTTCTCGTACCTGTCCACGGGTGGGCAGGACATCAAGCACGACCCCCGGCGCTTTGAGCAGGGCCGCAACTTTGCCAACAAGCTGTGGAATGCGGCGCGCTTTGCGCTGCTGCGCCTGGGCGAGGCGCTGCCCAACCTGCAAACGCTGGGCAGTGAGGAAGACGAGGCGCTGATTCAGTACGTGCAGAGCGCCCTGGACGATTCGGTGGGCGAAGCCATGCGCAGCCGTGACGCCATTGCGGCGGTGCGGGCGCGCGCAGACCTCTCGCTGGCCGACCGCTGGATTCTGTCGCGCCTGAACGCCGTGACCGCCGAGGCCAGCGCGCATCTGGACGACTTTGACATTGGCGCCGCCATTCGCACCCTGTACGCCTTTACCTGGGACGAGTTCTGCGACTGGTACATCGAGGCCGCCAAGCCGGCGCTGAGCGAGGGCAAACTGACCACGCTGGTCACCCTGAAGGCCACGCTGGAGCACATCCTGAAGCTGCTGCATCCCTTCATGCCGTTTATCACCAGTGAGTTGTATGCGGGCCTGGGCCACCGCCGTCAGCTGGCGCTGCACTCCTGGCCGCGCCCGGACGACGCCCTGCGTGATCTGGAGGCCGAGGGGGCCTTTGACGCCTTGCGCGCCGCTGTGGCCGCTGCCCGCAGCCTGAAAAGCGAGCTGGGCCTCTCACCGCAGGACCGCCTGAATGTGGTGGTGGAGGGCGACCTGGCCGCCACCGTGCAGGACAACGCCCGCGTGGTGGAAGGCATGGCCCGTGTGGCGCTGGTGCCCAGCCTGGACGGCCGCACCCTGTCACTGGTGGAACGTGGCGTGACGGTCCGGGCGCCTCTGGAAGGCACGGTGGATATTGCCGACTGGCTGGGCAAGCAGAAAAAGCGTCTGGCCGAGTTTGACAAGCAGATTGGGCAGGCGCAGGGCAAACTGGCGAACGAGGGCTTTGTGGCCCGCGCCCCCGCTGAGGTGATTGAGGAAGAAAAGCGCCGCGTGGCTGACTTTGGCGCGCAAAAAGAGCGGCTGGAGCAGGTGCTGGCGCAGTTCGCATAA
- a CDS encoding NUDIX hydrolase → MNTPTEMTGYDLPLAEAIALAQARGWRQRVLAYITRAPHELLVFEHPPLYPDAGIQVPAGGVDPGETPAEAAVRETYEETGLRLHSPVHLASYHWTRGETSQVWHYFWLAAPVATPNDWPHWVTGGETDAGMTFHCRFVSQQAHGLIPRFGYETALPALQAHLTRAAPATL, encoded by the coding sequence ATGAACACACCAACCGAAATGACCGGGTACGACCTGCCTCTGGCCGAGGCCATTGCCCTGGCTCAGGCGCGTGGCTGGCGGCAGCGGGTGCTGGCCTACATCACCCGCGCGCCTCACGAGCTGCTGGTCTTTGAGCACCCACCCCTGTACCCCGACGCCGGGATTCAGGTGCCCGCAGGCGGCGTGGACCCCGGCGAAACACCTGCCGAGGCGGCCGTCCGCGAAACCTATGAAGAAACCGGCCTGCGCCTGCATTCGCCGGTTCATCTGGCCTCCTACCACTGGACGCGCGGTGAGACCTCGCAGGTCTGGCATTACTTCTGGCTGGCCGCGCCGGTGGCCACCCCCAACGACTGGCCCCACTGGGTGACGGGCGGCGAGACCGACGCGGGCATGACCTTTCACTGCCGGTTCGTGTCTCAGCAGGCCCACGGCCTGATTCCCAGGTTTGGCTACGAAACCGCCCTGCCCGCGCTTCAGGCCCACCTCACCCGCGCTGCCCCAGCCACCCTCTGA
- a CDS encoding DUF4388 domain-containing protein — MVRGDLAVFPFLSVMQMFLTSGRAGRLIVEHIRGGQLWLERGEIVHAEAGRLRGEHALQCMASLDGGIFTFEVGQEPPNRTLALRRDMALRRLLDDSEGWTALSRTFPDWNQRLRFSAKWNDAQPVTRAQYRVLSLVGDSQNIRMLLERSPDAPRVTLETLRPFLMAGLIELG; from the coding sequence ATGGTGCGAGGCGACCTGGCGGTCTTTCCGTTTCTGTCCGTGATGCAGATGTTCCTGACCAGCGGGCGGGCCGGGCGGCTCATCGTGGAGCACATTCGCGGCGGCCAGCTGTGGCTGGAACGCGGCGAGATCGTGCACGCCGAGGCCGGGCGGCTGCGCGGCGAGCACGCGCTGCAGTGCATGGCCAGTCTGGACGGCGGCATCTTTACTTTCGAGGTGGGCCAGGAACCCCCCAACCGCACCCTGGCCCTGCGCCGGGACATGGCGCTGCGCCGATTGCTGGACGACTCTGAAGGCTGGACCGCGCTGTCGCGCACCTTTCCCGACTGGAACCAGCGCCTGCGCTTCAGCGCCAAGTGGAACGATGCGCAGCCGGTCACGCGCGCCCAGTACCGCGTGCTCAGCCTCGTGGGCGACAGCCAGAACATCCGCATGTTGCTGGAACGCTCCCCGGACGCGCCGCGCGTGACCCTGGAAACCCTGCGCCCCTTCCTGATGGCCGGCCTGATCGAACTGGGCTGA
- a CDS encoding ADP-ribosylglycohydrolase family protein: MTEPALPLRALLSLCAADALGAATEFKTPEAIAAHYGPELRTYQPGSVFGFAPGEATDDSQMVVATLLGYARGEGPAGVLAALREWLGTAPPDVGGLTRRALGLGTLDGGVRAWTESGFDAAGNGGLMRIAAPWLAGFRGAALAREAAVLTALTHADPRCVHASVFLTAFLEALETGGPYAEAARSALTVMDRFDAHAALVDAGLLGLETQAAWRALRERDREARAAVRARVRSGVEGGLTSQSGYVLDTLEAALAHGRRGDWLACIEPAARLGDDSDTVACVTGAIAGARGLPVPADLLPPLRLGHSWPGWERAWRCTEELPGVLAAARGALSHGP, from the coding sequence GTGACAGAGCCTGCCCTGCCCCTGCGTGCCCTGCTGTCCCTGTGCGCCGCCGACGCGCTGGGCGCGGCCACCGAGTTCAAGACCCCGGAGGCGATTGCCGCCCACTACGGCCCGGAGCTGCGCACCTACCAGCCGGGCAGCGTGTTCGGCTTTGCCCCGGGCGAGGCCACCGATGACAGCCAGATGGTGGTGGCCACCTTGCTGGGCTACGCGCGCGGCGAGGGCCCGGCGGGTGTGCTGGCGGCGCTGCGCGAGTGGCTGGGCACCGCCCCGCCGGATGTGGGCGGCCTGACGCGCCGGGCCCTGGGGCTGGGCACCCTGGACGGCGGCGTGCGCGCCTGGACCGAGAGCGGCTTTGACGCGGCCGGCAACGGCGGCCTGATGCGCATCGCCGCGCCCTGGCTGGCCGGTTTCCGGGGCGCGGCGCTGGCCCGTGAGGCGGCGGTGCTGACCGCCCTGACCCACGCGGACCCGCGCTGCGTGCACGCTTCAGTCTTCTTGACGGCGTTTCTGGAAGCGCTGGAAACAGGCGGGCCCTACGCCGAGGCCGCCCGCTCGGCACTGACTGTGATGGACCGCTTTGACGCCCACGCGGCCCTGGTGGACGCCGGCCTGCTGGGGCTGGAGACCCAGGCGGCGTGGCGGGCCCTGCGCGAGCGCGACCGCGAGGCCCGCGCGGCGGTCCGCGCCCGCGTGCGCTCGGGGGTAGAGGGTGGGCTGACCTCGCAAAGCGGCTACGTGCTGGACACCCTGGAGGCGGCCCTGGCCCACGGTCGCCGGGGCGACTGGCTGGCGTGCATTGAACCCGCCGCGCGCCTGGGCGACGACAGCGACACCGTGGCCTGCGTGACCGGGGCCATTGCCGGCGCCCGGGGCCTGCCGGTCCCCGCTGACCTTCTGCCCCCCCTGCGTCTGGGCCACAGCTGGCCGGGCTGGGAGCGGGCGTGGCGGTGTACAGAGGAGTTACCCGGCGTCCTGGCAGCGGCCAGAGGGGCGCTGAGCCACGGGCCATGA
- a CDS encoding ABC transporter ATP-binding protein yields the protein MTHPPLSTTNLRLGYGQTVIVPGLSLRLRGGAVTSIIGPNGCGKSTLLRALARLLPAGRGHIELYGQALHTLPSREVARRLAMLPQGPTAPEGLSVEELVWFGRHPHQGRFPVRREEDREAVSWALDQTGMRIFAGRPLEALSGGQRQRAWIAMSLAQQTDILLLDEPTTYLDPSHQLEVLHLAQRLNAEQGKTVVMVLHDLNQAARYSDELIAMKGGEVYAQGPAGEVLTHELLRDVFGLRGHLIPDPDTGRPHVIPYALTR from the coding sequence ATGACCCATCCCCCCCTGTCCACCACCAACCTCCGCCTTGGCTATGGCCAGACTGTCATCGTGCCGGGCCTGAGCCTTCGCCTCAGGGGCGGCGCGGTTACCTCGATCATCGGCCCCAACGGCTGCGGCAAGAGTACGCTGCTGCGCGCGCTGGCGCGGCTCCTCCCTGCCGGGCGCGGCCATATTGAACTGTATGGGCAGGCGCTGCACACCCTGCCCAGCCGCGAGGTGGCCCGTCGCCTGGCCATGCTGCCCCAGGGCCCCACGGCCCCCGAGGGCCTGAGCGTGGAAGAACTCGTGTGGTTTGGCCGCCATCCCCACCAGGGGCGCTTTCCGGTGCGCCGCGAGGAAGACCGCGAGGCCGTGTCCTGGGCGCTGGACCAGACCGGCATGCGCATCTTTGCGGGCCGCCCCCTGGAAGCCCTGAGCGGCGGGCAGCGCCAGCGCGCCTGGATTGCCATGAGCCTCGCGCAGCAGACTGACATCCTGCTGCTGGACGAGCCCACCACCTATCTGGACCCGTCCCATCAGCTGGAGGTGCTGCACCTCGCGCAGCGCCTGAACGCCGAACAGGGCAAGACGGTGGTGATGGTGCTGCACGACCTGAATCAGGCGGCGCGCTACAGCGACGAACTGATTGCCATGAAGGGCGGCGAGGTCTACGCCCAGGGTCCGGCCGGCGAGGTGCTGACCCACGAGCTGCTGCGCGACGTGTTCGGGCTGCGCGGCCACCTTATCCCGGACCCGGACACCGGCCGGCCGCATGTGATTCCGTATGCGCTGACGAGGTAA
- a CDS encoding FecCD family ABC transporter permease has product MTVQSGPGRRFGTGRAVSLGLGLGALTLLLAVLALGLGAVRTPAGDVLRVLLGGGDDLTRQLVLELRAPRIVVALLAGAMFAASGSMLQGVIRNPLASPDLIGVGAGAGLAATVFLLAWPGAPAGGLPWAALLGAWGGFALVLALARDWAGPGAGSLHPVRLALVGVAVAAALGAAQQLVLVRAPDGLGSALGFLTGTVYGADALRAAALLPWALVLLPAALLLARSLDLLNLGEDLATSLGTRVNAARLLCLTVAVALAGAAVTGAGILGFVGLLAPHLARLLVGARHARLLPVSMLIGAALVLAADTLGRALLPPIEVPAGVFTTLVGAPYFLYLLRRAG; this is encoded by the coding sequence ATGACCGTTCAGTCTGGTCCCGGGCGCCGGTTCGGCACCGGCCGCGCCGTGTCGCTGGGCCTGGGGCTGGGTGCCCTGACCCTGCTGCTGGCGGTCCTGGCGCTGGGCCTGGGCGCGGTGCGTACTCCAGCGGGCGACGTCCTGCGCGTGCTGCTGGGCGGCGGCGACGACCTGACCCGGCAACTGGTCCTGGAGCTGCGCGCCCCGCGCATCGTGGTGGCGCTGCTGGCTGGCGCCATGTTCGCGGCCTCTGGCAGCATGTTGCAGGGCGTGATTCGTAACCCCCTGGCCTCACCGGACCTGATCGGGGTGGGGGCGGGGGCGGGGCTGGCGGCCACGGTCTTTCTGCTGGCGTGGCCGGGGGCCCCGGCGGGCGGGCTGCCCTGGGCGGCCCTGCTGGGGGCCTGGGGCGGGTTCGCCCTGGTGCTGGCCCTGGCCCGCGACTGGGCCGGGCCGGGGGCCGGCAGCCTGCACCCGGTGCGGCTGGCGCTGGTGGGCGTGGCGGTGGCGGCTGCCCTGGGCGCCGCGCAGCAACTGGTGCTGGTGCGCGCCCCGGACGGGTTAGGGTCAGCCCTGGGCTTTCTGACCGGCACGGTGTACGGCGCCGACGCCCTGCGCGCCGCCGCCCTTCTGCCCTGGGCGCTGGTGCTGCTGCCCGCCGCGCTGCTGCTGGCCCGCTCCCTGGACCTGCTGAACCTGGGCGAGGACCTGGCCACCTCGCTGGGCACGCGCGTGAACGCGGCCCGCCTGCTGTGCCTGACGGTGGCGGTGGCCCTGGCCGGGGCGGCCGTCACGGGTGCGGGCATCCTGGGCTTCGTAGGCCTGCTGGCCCCGCACCTGGCCCGACTGCTGGTGGGCGCCCGGCACGCCCGGCTGCTGCCTGTATCCATGCTGATCGGCGCGGCGCTGGTGCTGGCCGCCGACACCCTGGGCCGCGCCCTGCTGCCGCCCATTGAAGTGCCGGCCGGGGTTTTCACCACGCTGGTGGGGGCGCCGTATTTTCTGTATCTGCTGAGGAGAGCGGGGTGA
- a CDS encoding ABC transporter substrate-binding protein: MKHPLLTLALFTLAATAAAVTVRHEGGTLTLDSPARRVVALEYSFLDTLVALGVKPVGGALGTQGGDRGAPPYLAPRVAGVSATGSRAQPSLEAITALRPDLILADAFVHKATLPQLGRLAPTAALQSRRGSLDDLNAQTLLIGQLVGRETAAKRLLADQASLMSKARAFAKKGAPAFVAAVATPQSLTAHTNQSFVGSFLEDLGRKNLLPVKGDQTQYELSLEGLVALQPQTLVLFTAPDETPITETWKKNPLWQKLPAVARGRVYVFNRDNWTRGRGPLALKLMVAEAIESRLLQDAAPAARFRAP; this comes from the coding sequence ATGAAACATCCCCTGCTGACCCTGGCCCTGTTCACCCTGGCGGCCACGGCTGCCGCCGTCACGGTCCGCCATGAGGGCGGCACCCTCACCCTGGACAGCCCCGCCCGGCGCGTGGTGGCGCTGGAATACTCCTTTCTGGACACGCTGGTGGCCCTGGGGGTCAAGCCCGTGGGCGGGGCCCTGGGCACCCAGGGCGGTGACCGGGGCGCGCCGCCCTACCTTGCCCCGCGCGTGGCGGGCGTGTCTGCCACCGGCAGCCGCGCCCAGCCCAGCCTGGAGGCCATCACGGCCCTGCGCCCGGACCTGATTCTGGCCGACGCCTTTGTGCACAAGGCCACCCTGCCGCAACTGGGCCGCCTGGCGCCCACCGCCGCTTTGCAAAGCCGCCGGGGCAGTCTGGACGACCTGAACGCCCAGACCCTCCTGATTGGGCAGCTGGTGGGCCGCGAGACGGCGGCCAAACGCCTGCTGGCCGACCAGGCCAGCCTGATGAGCAAGGCCCGCGCCTTTGCGAAAAAGGGTGCGCCTGCTTTTGTGGCGGCGGTGGCCACGCCGCAGTCTCTGACCGCGCACACGAACCAGAGTTTCGTGGGCAGCTTCCTGGAAGACCTGGGCCGCAAGAACCTCTTGCCGGTCAAGGGCGACCAGACCCAGTACGAGCTTTCTCTGGAAGGACTGGTGGCCCTGCAGCCGCAGACGCTGGTGCTGTTCACGGCCCCCGACGAAACGCCCATCACCGAGACCTGGAAGAAAAACCCCCTGTGGCAGAAGCTGCCCGCTGTGGCGCGCGGGCGCGTGTACGTGTTCAACCGGGACAACTGGACGCGCGGCCGGGGCCCGCTGGCCCTGAAGCTGATGGTGGCCGAGGCCATTGAAAGTCGCCTGCTGCAGGACGCCGCGCCGGCTGCCCGCTTCCGGGCCCCATGA